A DNA window from Bacteroidales bacterium contains the following coding sequences:
- a CDS encoding T9SS type A sorting domain-containing protein, with product GDYFLNLQPGFDDAGNYENISITVSDGCLETNFPLSVTVINTNRLPSFEAIDAIELQAGNSLILDIFANDPDGDLLFLSSINAPAFIQFTDLGNGEGELQLNPNLNDAGNYLFELMATDANNGESSISIQVNISPAPESERIVLSKSMITDLVDGGSRFSPKYLVNEQHRDPFLNQHARSRSWVPSKYTSESPFSVLIDLGTEYYIDFAMLHDMRKTDDLHISIGTPDNWAEIVCYTTSSFRQWREVDLGRTSRYVLLTMYNTVYAQINEIALYGYAIHPTQKSKIVDENITGFPSFTIYPNPAQDYLKIKNKTANQIIEVLSTSGKVLLRTQEDKAEISHLPNGIYLLRLFDQGEMIFQNRFVKY from the coding sequence GGTGATTATTTCTTAAACCTCCAACCCGGTTTTGATGATGCAGGAAATTATGAAAATATTTCTATTACTGTATCTGACGGCTGTTTAGAAACTAATTTTCCTTTGTCAGTTACTGTAATAAATACAAACCGTTTACCAAGTTTCGAGGCTATTGATGCTATTGAACTGCAAGCTGGGAATAGCTTAATTCTTGATATTTTCGCAAATGATCCAGATGGTGATTTACTATTTCTAAGCAGTATAAACGCACCTGCTTTTATCCAATTTACCGATTTAGGGAATGGTGAAGGAGAACTCCAATTAAATCCAAATTTAAATGATGCGGGGAACTATTTATTTGAATTAATGGCTACGGATGCAAATAATGGAGAAAGTTCAATCTCTATTCAGGTAAATATATCTCCTGCACCTGAAAGTGAGCGCATCGTTTTAAGTAAAAGTATGATTACAGACTTGGTAGATGGGGGTTCGCGCTTCAGCCCCAAATATTTGGTCAATGAGCAACACCGTGATCCTTTTCTAAATCAACACGCAAGAAGCAGAAGCTGGGTTCCTTCAAAATATACATCAGAAAGTCCTTTCTCTGTGCTTATAGATTTGGGAACAGAATATTATATCGACTTTGCTATGCTACACGATATGCGCAAAACCGACGACCTTCATATTTCTATTGGAACACCAGATAACTGGGCCGAGATAGTATGCTATACTACGTCTTCGTTTAGGCAATGGAGAGAAGTCGATCTTGGAAGAACCAGTCGGTACGTATTATTAACAATGTACAATACCGTTTATGCACAAATTAATGAAATAGCACTTTATGGTTATGCCATTCATCCTACACAGAAATCAAAAATAGTCGACGAAAATATTACTGGATTTCCTTCTTTCACGATATATCCTAATCCAGCACAAGATTATCTAAAAATAAAAAACAAAACAGCAAATCAAATAATTGAGGTTCTAAGCACAAGCGGAAAAGTGCTTTTAAGAACACAGGAAGATAAAGCAGAAATAAGTCATTTGCCCAATGGGATTTATTTACTACGACTTTTTGATCAAGGAGAAATGATCTTTCAGAATCGGTTTGTAAAATACTAA